One segment of Phycisphaerales bacterium DNA contains the following:
- a CDS encoding multidrug effflux MFS transporter, with protein MPKPDHQGQTPQITSLSDGARRRAFFSMMVALPLGGAGIDILLPSLPAMAEHFKTSETAVQSSIVVYMAGYGISQFLMGPVTDHFGRRKPILLGTVLFILAAIAITLSDAIWMVLALRFIQGIGAASSAVGARSIVVDCYKGKERAKAANWMTISWAAGPVLSPGLGGYLQDWFGWTSTFWFIAGWGVLVLLVVFFIMPETHPRTQSSKLLASFKPFGQMIRHRVYLFSALAMGSLITVLYGFEVLAPFYVITDMQYTPIVYGHLQLVMGCLWLLGSLSNRLLSAYLPTFATIIVCGVIACSISIIMIFLDLSGAFSIWWLALPAGIIFFLASTIWPNLFSLCLSAFPDAGGVANAGVSSLFVVISAVFSFFGILLVSQTAWPMWCLLTFAVGICLFIVVFFLGDVFPDLRKRAKDQVT; from the coding sequence ATGCCGAAGCCTGATCATCAAGGCCAGACACCACAAATTACCTCGCTATCCGATGGTGCTCGTCGTCGTGCCTTCTTCTCAATGATGGTGGCTTTGCCGCTGGGCGGTGCAGGAATTGACATCCTCTTACCATCGCTTCCAGCAATGGCTGAGCATTTCAAGACCAGCGAAACTGCAGTGCAATCCAGCATTGTGGTTTACATGGCGGGCTACGGCATCTCGCAATTTTTAATGGGCCCAGTGACTGATCACTTTGGTCGCCGCAAGCCGATTTTGCTTGGCACCGTTTTGTTCATTCTGGCAGCCATTGCCATCACTCTATCTGATGCGATTTGGATGGTACTGGCACTTCGATTTATCCAGGGAATCGGCGCGGCTTCTTCTGCCGTCGGTGCCAGATCTATTGTGGTCGATTGCTACAAAGGTAAAGAACGAGCAAAGGCCGCAAACTGGATGACGATTAGTTGGGCGGCGGGCCCGGTTCTCTCTCCAGGTCTCGGAGGCTATCTGCAAGATTGGTTTGGTTGGACAAGCACTTTTTGGTTTATTGCTGGCTGGGGAGTGCTTGTTCTGCTTGTGGTTTTTTTCATTATGCCTGAGACACACCCACGTACTCAATCATCAAAACTACTTGCATCATTTAAACCGTTTGGACAAATGATAAGACATCGTGTCTACCTATTCTCAGCTCTGGCGATGGGTAGCTTAATTACAGTGCTCTACGGTTTTGAAGTTCTTGCGCCCTTTTATGTCATCACAGATATGCAATACACGCCGATCGTTTATGGCCACTTACAATTAGTGATGGGTTGCCTTTGGTTACTTGGCAGTCTGTCGAATCGTCTACTCAGCGCTTATCTTCCGACATTTGCCACAATCATTGTCTGTGGTGTCATCGCATGCAGCATCAGTATCATCATGATTTTTCTCGATCTCAGTGGCGCATTTTCGATTTGGTGGCTTGCATTGCCAGCTGGCATCATTTTCTTTCTCGCATCAACGATCTGGCCAAACCTCTTTTCGCTGTGTCTCAGCGCCTTTCCCGATGCAGGCGGGGTTGCCAATGCAGGCGTGAGTTCCCTGTTTGTCGTTATTAGCGCTGTCTTTTCATTTTTCGGAATATTACTTGTTTCTCAGACAGCGTGGCCCATGTGGTGCCTACTTACCTTTGCCGTCGGTATCTGCCTCTTTATTGTGGTCTTCTTTTTAGGGGATGTCTTCCCAGATTTACGCAAGCGAGCGAAGGATCAAGTAACTTGA
- a CDS encoding CoA-acylating methylmalonate-semialdehyde dehydrogenase, which produces MSTSTIPHFIGGKLESLDGSEARKNINPATGQAVGMASLDSTDAVDRAVQAATEALPAWSQTPVGDRVQHLFRYKMVLEAHIDELADIVVEEHGKTRGEAIGSVRRGIDCIEHACGAPVLMQGRTLPQIAVSSTFCRSEDQGGVGIDSAVDRVPVGVCAGITPFNFPVMVPMWMWPMAIATGNTFVLKPSEKDPRSALRCVELAQEAGLPAGVLNLVHGGHEVVNHLLAHPEVAAISFVGSTAAGEHVYRTAAAHGKRVQCMCGAKNHSIIMPDANQGAAIDGVLGSAFGNTGQRCLAGSVVVCVGDSADWLVPGLVNAAQKIRVGPGNEADVDMGPMQDAESLSRVQSYIEIGVNEGATLLLDGRQTSMPKTGCFVGPTIFDHVTPDMRVGQEEIFGPVLSVMRAASLDEAVQMVNRSEYGNMAVMFTNSGHAARKFENTVEAGMLGINVGVPAPMAAFPFAGWGRSFFGDLHTNGEDGFRFFTKSRVTVRRWL; this is translated from the coding sequence ATGTCGACATCAACGATCCCGCATTTTATTGGCGGAAAACTAGAGTCCTTGGATGGATCTGAGGCTCGTAAAAATATCAATCCAGCAACTGGGCAGGCAGTGGGTATGGCTTCGCTTGATTCGACCGACGCAGTTGATCGAGCTGTTCAGGCCGCGACCGAAGCGCTCCCCGCATGGTCTCAGACGCCCGTTGGTGATCGTGTTCAACATCTCTTTAGGTACAAGATGGTGCTAGAAGCTCATATTGATGAGCTTGCAGACATCGTGGTGGAGGAACATGGCAAGACGAGGGGCGAGGCTATTGGATCTGTACGGCGTGGTATTGACTGTATTGAACATGCCTGTGGTGCGCCCGTCTTAATGCAGGGGCGAACGCTCCCACAGATTGCAGTGTCCTCGACATTTTGTCGGAGTGAAGATCAGGGCGGAGTGGGAATTGACTCAGCAGTCGATCGTGTGCCAGTCGGTGTCTGTGCTGGTATCACGCCATTTAACTTTCCTGTCATGGTGCCGATGTGGATGTGGCCCATGGCGATTGCAACAGGTAATACTTTTGTGCTCAAGCCTTCAGAAAAAGATCCTCGCTCTGCTTTGCGATGCGTGGAGCTCGCTCAAGAGGCAGGACTGCCAGCTGGCGTGCTTAATCTCGTTCATGGTGGTCATGAAGTCGTGAATCACCTACTCGCTCATCCAGAGGTAGCGGCTATTTCCTTTGTTGGATCAACCGCGGCGGGTGAACATGTCTATCGAACTGCAGCAGCTCATGGTAAACGTGTTCAGTGCATGTGCGGTGCAAAGAATCATTCAATCATTATGCCTGATGCAAATCAAGGTGCGGCTATTGATGGCGTTCTTGGATCAGCATTTGGAAATACGGGGCAACGGTGTCTTGCTGGGTCGGTTGTGGTTTGTGTAGGTGATAGTGCGGACTGGCTTGTGCCTGGGTTGGTTAATGCTGCCCAGAAAATTAGGGTTGGCCCTGGTAATGAAGCTGATGTTGATATGGGACCGATGCAGGATGCTGAATCACTCAGTCGCGTGCAGTCCTATATTGAGATTGGCGTAAATGAGGGGGCCACACTATTACTTGATGGTCGCCAGACATCAATGCCAAAGACGGGCTGTTTTGTTGGACCAACAATTTTTGATCATGTCACGCCCGACATGCGTGTCGGCCAAGAAGAGATCTTTGGCCCTGTCCTATCAGTGATGCGGGCCGCGTCGCTTGACGAGGCTGTGCAAATGGTCAATCGCTCTGAATATGGAAATATGGCCGTGATGTTTACAAACTCTGGGCATGCCGCTCGTAAGTTTGAGAATACAGTTGAGGCCGGCATGCTCGGCATCAATGTTGGAGTGCCCGCTCCGATGGCGGCGTTTCCTTTCGCGGGTTGGGGGCGTTCATTCTTCGGGGATCTTCACACAAACGGCGAAGATGGATTCCGATTCTTTACAAAGTCACGTGTCACTGTGCGGCGTTGGCTATAG
- a CDS encoding nitrilase-related carbon-nitrogen hydrolase, with the protein MPRVTRAALIQASNPIQGSEDLVAIKKAMIDKHLDLLSVAASKGAQVCCLQEIFYGPYFCAEQDTRWYATAEAVPDGPTITLMQKQAKKLGMILVVPIYEEAMPGVYYNTAAVIDENGNYLGKYRKHHIPHCNPGFWEKFYFKPGDLGYPVFDTSAGKIGVYICYDRHFPEGARELGLNGAEIVFNPSATVAGLSEYLWKLEQPAHAVANQYFVGAINRVGTEAPWNIGEFYGTSYFCDPRGQMVSEASRDQDEVLVADLDLDMIQEVRDTWQFFRDRRPESYEQISSW; encoded by the coding sequence ATGCCACGCGTAACAAGAGCAGCACTCATACAAGCATCAAATCCAATACAGGGTTCAGAAGATCTTGTTGCGATTAAGAAAGCAATGATTGATAAGCATCTTGATCTGCTTTCAGTGGCGGCAAGTAAGGGGGCTCAGGTTTGCTGTTTACAAGAAATTTTTTACGGTCCGTATTTCTGTGCAGAGCAAGATACCCGTTGGTATGCCACTGCTGAAGCAGTTCCTGATGGACCGACGATTACGCTTATGCAAAAGCAAGCGAAAAAGCTTGGCATGATTTTGGTGGTACCAATTTATGAAGAAGCAATGCCAGGTGTGTACTACAACACTGCTGCTGTTATTGATGAGAATGGCAACTATTTAGGGAAGTATCGAAAGCACCATATTCCTCATTGCAATCCAGGGTTCTGGGAAAAGTTTTACTTCAAGCCAGGTGACCTTGGGTATCCAGTCTTCGATACTTCAGCAGGAAAAATTGGCGTGTACATCTGCTATGACCGACACTTTCCAGAAGGGGCTCGAGAGCTTGGTCTTAACGGGGCTGAGATCGTTTTCAATCCTTCAGCAACCGTGGCTGGACTGAGTGAGTATCTATGGAAGCTTGAGCAACCTGCTCATGCCGTGGCCAATCAGTATTTTGTAGGCGCTATTAATCGTGTTGGTACCGAAGCACCTTGGAATATTGGTGAATTTTATGGAACGTCCTACTTCTGTGATCCGCGTGGGCAGATGGTTTCTGAAGCAAGTCGAGACCAAGATGAGGTGTTGGTTGCTGATCTCGATCTAGACATGATTCAAGAAGTACGAGATACGTGGCAATTTTTCCGAGATCGTCGACCAGAAAGCTACGAGCAGATATCAAGCTGGTAG
- a CDS encoding NCS1 family nucleobase:cation symporter-1 codes for MESLNESLSNPDLCPVPYSQRTWSMWNIAALWIGMAVCIPTYLLASGMIAMGMNWWQATATVLIGNLIVLIPMMLIGHVGPKYGIPFPVFARASFGTKGAHIPAIARALVACGWFGIQTWIGGGAIYSILGALGWIDTTTDTHVIGFLGITTLQFLCFLAFWLVHVVIIWTGIESIKWLEVWAAPFLIACGAALLIWALVKVPSDAVLFNSDTRFGEDSGFWWVFWPQLTAVVGFWATLSLNIPDFTRYCRTQKDQVVGQLIGLPPTMTFFCFIGIVVTGATFIIFGESIWDPIKLVELLGSKTIVVIALFALLLATLSTNLAANVVSPANGFSNLFPQRISFRIGGMITAVIGVVIMPWRLLTDLQEYIYTWLLGYSALLGPIAGIMLCDYFILRRTRLDLKGLYDPRGVYAGINWIAVATLVLAVLPNIPGFINAVTNTAGTEEALFWSFFDRLYDYAWFIGVALSVIIYWLLMQLTPGRAAPAMYEQLEFTGGTNKELSR; via the coding sequence ATGGAATCTCTGAACGAGTCATTATCAAATCCAGATTTATGTCCTGTCCCATATTCGCAGCGAACATGGTCGATGTGGAACATCGCAGCGTTGTGGATCGGTATGGCTGTATGCATACCAACATATCTGTTGGCGTCAGGAATGATTGCAATGGGAATGAACTGGTGGCAAGCAACGGCCACAGTTTTGATCGGCAATCTTATCGTTCTTATTCCTATGATGTTGATTGGTCATGTGGGTCCAAAGTACGGCATTCCATTTCCCGTCTTTGCGCGTGCAAGCTTCGGTACCAAAGGCGCTCATATTCCGGCCATTGCCAGAGCCTTGGTCGCTTGCGGGTGGTTTGGTATTCAGACGTGGATCGGTGGAGGCGCGATTTATTCAATTCTTGGTGCCCTGGGGTGGATTGATACCACTACTGACACACATGTTATTGGCTTTCTCGGAATCACCACATTGCAGTTCCTTTGTTTTCTCGCTTTTTGGCTCGTGCATGTGGTCATCATTTGGACTGGTATCGAGTCTATAAAGTGGCTCGAGGTTTGGGCAGCGCCATTTCTTATTGCATGCGGCGCTGCTTTACTCATTTGGGCCTTGGTTAAGGTGCCTAGTGATGCGGTTCTGTTTAATAGTGATACGCGTTTTGGTGAGGATAGTGGTTTCTGGTGGGTGTTCTGGCCACAGTTGACAGCAGTGGTTGGTTTCTGGGCAACGCTTAGTCTCAATATTCCAGATTTCACTCGATACTGCCGTACTCAGAAGGACCAGGTGGTGGGTCAGCTTATTGGATTACCCCCAACCATGACTTTCTTTTGTTTCATTGGCATTGTTGTCACAGGTGCAACATTCATCATTTTCGGCGAGTCAATCTGGGATCCCATTAAGCTTGTTGAGTTACTCGGTTCGAAGACGATCGTCGTGATCGCATTGTTTGCACTGTTACTGGCAACACTCTCTACTAATTTGGCAGCAAATGTAGTCAGCCCTGCAAATGGCTTCTCAAATCTCTTCCCACAGCGTATTAGTTTTCGTATTGGTGGCATGATCACAGCTGTTATTGGTGTCGTGATTATGCCATGGCGTTTATTGACAGATCTGCAAGAGTACATTTATACATGGCTCTTAGGCTACAGTGCATTACTGGGGCCAATAGCTGGCATTATGTTATGTGATTATTTTATCTTGCGACGTACACGACTCGACTTGAAGGGCCTCTATGATCCACGTGGTGTTTATGCAGGTATTAATTGGATCGCTGTTGCTACGCTGGTGTTAGCGGTACTGCCTAATATCCCAGGTTTCATTAACGCAGTAACAAACACGGCTGGAACTGAAGAGGCACTATTTTGGTCGTTCTTTGATCGCCTCTATGATTACGCGTGGTTTATTGGTGTAGCGCTAAGCGTTATCATTTACTGGTTACTTATGCAATTGACTCCTGGTCGAGCAGCCCCTGCAATGTATGAGCAGCTTGAGTTTACAGGTGGCACAAATAAAGAGCTTTCGAGATAA
- a CDS encoding aminotransferase class III-fold pyridoxal phosphate-dependent enzyme, translating to MNKDAENTPPLPACAFTPLPYDGPSRDEVLAMRREFLTPALVTYYSDPIMIVQGHMQWLFDEKGRRYLDAIGGIVTVSVGHCHPKILEAVREQNERLQHTTTIYLHPNVAEFGKLLASTFPKKSGLGVSYFTSSGSEANELAMLMARVHTGNFEMLSLRNSYHGLTNQAMGLTALHNWKYPYPHGIGVTHVPCPDRYRGPFGYEDPEAGPKYAAGVKEVLTYDTPGQVAGFIAEPIQGVGGAVELPPGYLQHVYQLVRDAGGICISDEVQTGFGRTGTAFWGFENHHVVPDMVTMAKGIGNGVPLACCCTRADIAESMVQRLHFNTYGGNPMSTAQGLATLQMILQDNVQGHAHEIGSYLKEGLTELKSRHSLVGDVRGQGLMLGMELVSEHGSKTPATAETAQVHERAKDLGLLLGKGGLHGNVLRIKPPMCIDRADCDFLCRVLDICLTEAERS from the coding sequence ATGAACAAGGATGCTGAAAACACACCTCCGCTACCTGCCTGTGCATTTACGCCACTTCCTTATGATGGACCATCACGCGACGAAGTGCTGGCCATGCGTCGGGAATTTCTAACGCCGGCACTTGTGACTTATTACAGTGATCCAATCATGATTGTCCAGGGCCATATGCAGTGGCTTTTCGATGAAAAAGGACGACGGTATTTAGATGCCATCGGAGGTATCGTTACTGTTTCGGTTGGTCATTGCCATCCAAAGATACTTGAGGCTGTTCGTGAGCAGAATGAGAGACTGCAGCATACGACAACCATCTATTTGCATCCGAATGTTGCTGAGTTTGGAAAACTGTTGGCATCAACGTTTCCTAAAAAATCAGGTCTTGGTGTGAGTTACTTCACCAGTTCAGGAAGTGAGGCCAATGAACTGGCGATGTTGATGGCACGGGTTCATACCGGTAACTTCGAAATGCTGTCATTACGAAATTCTTATCACGGACTCACGAATCAGGCGATGGGGCTCACCGCGCTGCATAATTGGAAATATCCATATCCACATGGCATAGGCGTGACGCATGTGCCTTGTCCAGATCGATACCGAGGCCCATTTGGATATGAGGATCCAGAAGCAGGACCAAAGTATGCAGCTGGTGTAAAGGAAGTCTTAACATACGACACTCCAGGTCAAGTTGCTGGTTTTATCGCTGAGCCAATCCAAGGGGTGGGTGGGGCAGTCGAGTTACCGCCGGGATACTTGCAGCATGTGTATCAGTTAGTGCGGGATGCAGGTGGCATCTGTATTAGTGATGAAGTCCAAACTGGATTCGGACGGACTGGCACAGCATTCTGGGGATTTGAAAACCACCATGTCGTGCCTGACATGGTAACGATGGCAAAAGGTATCGGAAATGGCGTGCCTTTAGCATGCTGCTGCACACGAGCAGATATCGCAGAATCAATGGTGCAACGCTTGCATTTCAATACCTATGGTGGAAATCCGATGTCAACTGCACAGGGGCTTGCCACATTACAGATGATCTTGCAAGATAATGTTCAGGGGCATGCACATGAAATAGGTTCTTATCTAAAAGAAGGGCTTACTGAACTGAAGTCTAGGCATTCATTGGTAGGAGATGTGCGAGGGCAGGGTTTAATGTTGGGCATGGAATTGGTCAGTGAGCATGGCAGTAAAACGCCTGCTACAGCCGAAACGGCACAGGTTCATGAGCGAGCGAAAGATCTTGGTTTATTGTTAGGAAAGGGTGGCCTGCACGGAAATGTTCTTCGAATCAAGCCTCCCATGTGTATTGATCGAGCGGATTGTGATTTCTTATGTAGAGTGCTCGACATATGTTTAACCGAAGCAGAGAGGTCTTAG
- the hydA gene encoding dihydropyrimidinase: MPLLIRNGRVITSDQDVMADVYAEGETITRLEPAIDLASLPSDTTVIDADGKLVFPGFIDPHVHIHLPFMGTNAIDDHASATQAAIVGGTTSIIEMICPGPQDEPSAAFNEWKKLAEDRSTGSCCDFSFHLSVVRFDELARKQVRELVRDEGIRSFKIFLAYKGALDISDENLFSLLEMANELGIVVTAHCENAAAIDLMQKRLIAEGKTGPQWHEPSRPRSVEAAGVNHLCAFAELTGAHIYIVHTSCNAALEQALGGRSRGVNVSIEAVAPHLVLDKTYAEREDFEGAKYVMSPPLRDSEEHKALWNALARRDIATVGTDHAPFNFAGQKDMGRKEFTAIPNGIPSIQERIDLLHTYGVCTGRIDLNVLVDACSTQSAKIFGMYPQKGTIAVGSDADLVVYDPNYRGKFTVDDSLSKVDYCGFEGMDRCGRAEYVTLRGKLVAQEGRYIGGDANGQYIVREFLSV, encoded by the coding sequence ATGCCATTGTTAATTCGTAATGGTCGTGTAATCACCTCTGATCAAGATGTCATGGCCGATGTGTATGCTGAGGGTGAGACTATTACCCGTCTTGAGCCTGCTATTGATTTAGCGAGCTTGCCGTCAGATACCACAGTAATTGATGCAGATGGAAAACTTGTGTTTCCGGGTTTTATTGATCCTCATGTGCATATTCATCTGCCATTTATGGGTACGAATGCAATTGACGATCATGCCTCAGCAACTCAAGCAGCAATTGTAGGTGGCACAACATCAATTATTGAAATGATTTGTCCAGGGCCGCAAGATGAGCCAAGTGCAGCATTTAATGAGTGGAAAAAATTAGCTGAAGACCGATCGACGGGGTCTTGTTGTGATTTTAGTTTTCATCTGTCGGTGGTGAGATTTGATGAGCTTGCAAGAAAACAGGTTCGTGAACTTGTGAGAGATGAAGGTATCCGCTCTTTTAAGATATTTCTGGCCTACAAAGGTGCACTTGATATCTCTGATGAAAATCTTTTTTCTCTGCTTGAGATGGCAAACGAGCTTGGCATTGTCGTGACTGCTCATTGTGAAAATGCTGCCGCAATTGATCTCATGCAAAAGCGTTTGATTGCTGAGGGTAAGACAGGGCCGCAATGGCATGAGCCTTCTCGGCCTCGTAGTGTTGAGGCTGCTGGTGTTAATCATCTTTGTGCATTTGCCGAGCTGACAGGCGCTCATATTTATATCGTTCATACATCTTGTAATGCAGCCTTAGAGCAGGCACTTGGTGGACGGTCGCGCGGGGTGAATGTTTCTATCGAGGCGGTGGCACCCCATCTCGTTCTTGACAAGACATATGCAGAACGTGAGGATTTTGAAGGCGCAAAATATGTGATGTCGCCACCATTGCGTGATAGCGAAGAGCATAAGGCACTCTGGAATGCACTCGCTCGCCGTGATATTGCCACGGTCGGTACAGATCATGCGCCTTTCAACTTTGCTGGTCAGAAAGATATGGGGCGCAAAGAATTCACAGCAATACCAAATGGCATTCCATCGATACAAGAGCGTATTGATTTGCTGCATACGTATGGCGTTTGCACCGGTCGAATAGACCTAAATGTACTGGTTGATGCATGTTCAACACAGTCAGCAAAGATTTTTGGCATGTATCCTCAGAAGGGAACAATTGCAGTGGGATCAGATGCTGACCTTGTGGTTTATGATCCGAACTATAGAGGCAAGTTCACGGTGGATGACAGTCTTTCAAAAGTCGACTACTGCGGTTTCGAGGGTATGGACCGCTGTGGTAGAGCTGAGTATGTCACGCTTCGTGGGAAGCTTGTGGCTCAAGAGGGTCGGTATATTGGTGGTGACGCCAATGGCCAGTACATTGTTCGTGAATTTCTAAGTGTCTAA
- a CDS encoding NAD-dependent dihydropyrimidine dehydrogenase subunit PreA → MVTLEVEVNGLKLPNPFVIGSGPPGTNANVIEKAFKEGWGAVIAKTISLDADKVTNVAPRYARLRASETREVLGWENIELISDRSFESWIDEFKKVKDLYPDGILIASIMEEYRKDTWQEITERCQEAGVDAFELNFSCPHGLPERKMGSAMGQDSDIVAEVSAWVKEVSKVPIWAKMTPNITHIEDPARAALAAGCDGVSAINTILSVMSVDLNTLRPEPTVEGFTVPGGYSCKAVRPIALRMVMELATMMYGGNSGKPIPEALDAIPAPDRKSASLDTGKISAIGHFDPQTNAGNFSDRSLSAIGGIETGDDAAQFILLGASTIQVCTGVMIHGYSLVKTMCEQLTAFMELHNFNTIDDFRGHALQYFTTHAELVRRQAAVKAADKAARAGMVTEDKRWDGEKFVEQSNDLVAND, encoded by the coding sequence ATGGTGACCCTAGAAGTTGAAGTCAATGGCCTGAAGCTACCCAATCCTTTTGTGATTGGATCTGGCCCTCCAGGAACAAATGCCAATGTCATTGAGAAGGCCTTTAAAGAAGGTTGGGGAGCGGTAATCGCCAAAACTATTTCTCTTGATGCAGACAAGGTCACGAATGTTGCGCCACGTTATGCTCGGCTTCGCGCAAGTGAAACGCGAGAGGTCCTTGGATGGGAAAATATTGAACTTATTTCTGATCGATCTTTCGAGTCATGGATCGATGAGTTCAAGAAAGTCAAAGACCTTTATCCAGATGGAATATTGATTGCTTCCATTATGGAAGAGTATCGAAAAGATACGTGGCAAGAAATTACAGAACGTTGCCAAGAGGCTGGTGTCGATGCCTTTGAACTCAATTTTTCATGCCCTCACGGACTACCTGAACGCAAAATGGGTTCTGCGATGGGACAAGATTCTGACATCGTCGCTGAAGTAAGTGCATGGGTTAAAGAAGTATCGAAGGTTCCCATATGGGCCAAGATGACTCCAAACATTACCCACATTGAAGACCCCGCTCGAGCAGCTTTAGCGGCAGGCTGCGATGGCGTTTCTGCTATCAATACCATCTTGAGTGTCATGAGCGTCGACCTCAATACACTTCGGCCTGAACCAACCGTCGAGGGATTTACCGTACCTGGTGGCTATTCCTGTAAAGCTGTTCGGCCTATCGCCCTACGAATGGTCATGGAATTGGCAACAATGATGTACGGTGGAAACTCCGGCAAGCCGATTCCAGAAGCACTTGACGCAATACCAGCACCTGATCGCAAGTCAGCTTCACTGGATACGGGAAAAATCTCAGCAATCGGTCATTTTGACCCGCAGACGAACGCAGGCAATTTCTCTGACCGAAGTCTCTCGGCAATAGGAGGCATTGAGACTGGCGATGATGCTGCTCAATTCATTTTATTGGGCGCTTCCACCATACAGGTTTGCACTGGAGTCATGATACATGGCTACAGCCTCGTTAAAACAATGTGTGAACAACTCACCGCGTTTATGGAACTGCATAACTTCAACACCATTGATGATTTCCGTGGTCACGCGCTACAGTACTTTACAACTCATGCAGAGCTTGTACGTCGTCAGGCTGCAGTTAAAGCCGCAGACAAAGCAGCGCGTGCTGGTATGGTTACAGAAGATAAACGCTGGGATGGAGAGAAGTTTGTCGAACAGTCCAACGATTTGGTCGCTAACGATTAG